A single Venturia canescens isolate UGA chromosome 1, ASM1945775v1, whole genome shotgun sequence DNA region contains:
- the Yip1d1 gene encoding protein YIPF5: MSGYSGQENYWTQPPQGQYNFETLGFGQPNPQFEFQTYPEEQAGEYSPYTQKSFLDPTQNAYSGEMMYPGDDFKATSGFGEEDEPPLLEELGIDPDRIIQKTLAVMNPFHRRGQMDDANYLTQDSDLAGPVAFCLALAGFLLLAGSKAHFGYVYGLAVTSCLLMYILQSLMSSTGNITLASVASVLGYCLLPVVALAGLSIFTTLRGPFGLILAALAVTWATLSASRLFCAMSGEEKQRLLIAYPCVLLYGVFTLIVIF; this comes from the exons ATGTCAGGCTACTCGGGACAAGAGAATTATTGGACCCAACCACCTCAGGGACAGTATAACTTCGAAACGTTGGGTTTTGGTCAACCTAACCCACAATTCGAATTCCAAACGTACCCCGAAGAACAAGCCGGGGAATATTCACCTTATACACAAAAATCCTTCTTAGATCCAACGCAAAATGCATACAGCGGTGAAATGATGTACCCTGGCGACGATTTTAAAg CGACGTCCGGTTTTGGAGAAGAAGATGAGCCGCCACTATTGGAAGAATTGGGCATTGATCCAGATAGAATAATACAGAAGACTCTTGCAGTCATGAATCCATTCCACAGAAGAGGACAAATGGATGATGCTAATTATCTTACACAAGATTCTGACTTGGCCGGTCCTGTGGCTTTCTGTCTTGCATTGGCTGGGTTCTTACTACTCGCAGGATCAAAAGCTCATTTTGGATACGTTTACGGACTCGCTGTGACTTCCTGCCTCTTAATGTATATTCTACAGTCACTGATGAGCAGTACAGGAAATATAACACTTGCCTCAGTTGCATCAGTCCTCGGCTACTGTCTTTTGCCTGTCGTCGCTTTAGCTGGCCTGAGCATATTCACAACTCTTCGTGGACCTTTCGGATTGATTCTTGCCGCACTCGCTGTCACTTGGGCTACTCTGTCTGCGTCCAGACTCTTTTGCGCAATGTCTGGAGAAGAAAAACAGCGGCTTCTCATTGCTTATCCCTGCGTTTTGCTCTATGGAGTTTTCACACTCATTGTCATATTCTGA
- the mRpS24 gene encoding 28S ribosomal protein S24, mitochondrial yields the protein MTLTLQTVIRSLRLQTSLPQRSFHVSAAASKSVSGRYKATPKQTRPLTYEMANPPNYIAHRKAWNSWNTSNILGGNRPSETAIEDVFIRRFMIGTWHNVFASEIIIKRQHNIVRIAGIIKQNLGTRKVYFLIGYTEEFLSYILQCPVKLELQSITDPKSMIFTYV from the exons GTTATACGAAGTTTACGACTTCAAACATCTTTACCACAAAGATCTTTTCACGTCTCAGCTGCTGCATCAAAGAGTGTGTCTGGTCGATACAAAGCAACCCCGAAGCAGACTCGCCCTCTAACGTATGAAATGGCCAATCCACCAAATTACATTGCACATAGAAAGGCATGGAACTCGTGGAACACTT CTAATATTTTGGGTGGCAATCGTCCATCTGAAACAGCAATCGAGGACGTCTTCATTCGACGCTTTATGATCGGCACTTGGCACAACGTATTCGCCagtgaaataataattaagaGGCAGCACAATATTGTCAGAATAGCTGGTATAATTAAGCAAAATTTGGGAACAAGAAAAGTGTATTTTCTCATCGGTTATACAGAGGAATTTTTAAGTTACATACTCCAATGTCCCGTCAAATTGGAATTGCAATCTATTACTGATCCTAAATCTATGATTTTTACGTATGTCTAA